Part of the Catalinimonas alkaloidigena genome is shown below.
CTACTCTTTCATGTATGCTTGCTAACTCATCAGCTCCTAAGAAGAAAAAAACAAAAGATATAAAAAACCAGTGTTTGTAAAATCTGCTTCCTCTGTCTTTAGCCAGGCTGATCAATAATACTACACAGCCGGTAAACATCAGATTAATACCTGAAAATAATGAAGGAAAATTATTTTCCTCGTTTAAATCTATGAAAGTAATGATCTTAGGCTGTATTCCTTCATACAATAGAAATTGCTGAAGCAGATTTAGTAATAGAAGCGCTGCCACAATAATCAATTCAATCTTTATAATGCTGGCTGGATTGATGTTAAGCGAAACTGTTTTGTTGTGTTTCGTAGTTAAAGACATGGACGGTATAAATTATGACATTCAAAAAAATAAGGTGCGTATTTCACAATAAGCACGATTAAAAAATACATTTTACTAAATATTTAAAAAATAAGCATTAACAAGAAGTTTTATGGCTGTTTTTTTAATGAAATCGGGATATGAATATTGATTCAATAAGCAAACTTTTAACTGATAAATTGACTCAAAGTTTACCTGGTTGGGAAGCTCAGATCAGGATGTCAACCCAGATGCATAAAAATGCCAGGCTTAAACCTCCTAAATATAGTAAGCAGGCGGCAGTACTTATGCTGCTCTTTTATCATGATGATCAATTATGGATGCCGTTAATTCAGCGGCCAATATATGATGGAGTGCATAGCGGACAGATGGCATTGCCAGGAGGTAAGTATGAAGCCCAGGATAAAGACCTGTTAACTACTGCATTGCGTGAAACACATGAAGAAATTGGCGTAAAAGTAGAACGCGATTATGTCATTGGACAACTTTCAGAGTTATACATTCCCCCAAGTAATATTACTGTTTCACCCTTTTTAGCCATAATCCCTGATAAACCATCATATATACCTGATCCTCTTGAAGTAGCAAACATCACGGAAGTAGGCCTCAAAGCCCTGCAATCACCCGAGAACTATTCAGAAAAAGAGGTCAAAATTCATAACGGGCAAATATTAAAGGCCCCTTCCTATCAGATTGCAGGAAAAACAATCTGGGGCGCTACTGCAATGATGTTAAGTGAATTGTTATTTTTATTTGATGAGTTAGACTAGCTCAAAACAGTTTGTTAAATTTAGTGTTAACTTTGATGGATTTCTGTCATTTTTTAAGCTGTTGATTTTTTAACCTTATTATAAGTACATCTATCTTGGAATACTACCTGCAATCCTCTGAGCATACATTTGAAGAACTGAGTTCCTCACCAGAGGGGATTTCTGAAAGCGAAGCAAAAAGTCGTTTAGAAAAAAATGGTTTGAATGAGCTTGATACCGAAACAAAGATCAACAAGCTCAAAATACTAATAAACCAGTTTAAGTCCTTCATTATCTACATCATGTTGTTCGCACTGGTGTTATCACTGATACTTGGAGAATACTCTGATGCCATAGTCATTGCTGCTATACTGATTGCAAATGCCATCATTGGATATTATCAGGAAGTAAGTGCCCAGGAATCTTTACAGGCATTGAAGGAGATGGGAGTGGTAAAAGCGAATGTCG
Proteins encoded:
- a CDS encoding NUDIX hydrolase yields the protein MTQSLPGWEAQIRMSTQMHKNARLKPPKYSKQAAVLMLLFYHDDQLWMPLIQRPIYDGVHSGQMALPGGKYEAQDKDLLTTALRETHEEIGVKVERDYVIGQLSELYIPPSNITVSPFLAIIPDKPSYIPDPLEVANITEVGLKALQSPENYSEKEVKIHNGQILKAPSYQIAGKTIWGATAMMLSELLFLFDELD